In Plodia interpunctella isolate USDA-ARS_2022_Savannah chromosome 1, ilPloInte3.2, whole genome shotgun sequence, one DNA window encodes the following:
- the LOC128671512 gene encoding caspase-3-like isoform X3 encodes MDHPDVSHFNSKKANTSRLDVEPVPEENVIHQSQATVDDDYYDMSKKKYMNKRPKERIGTHFDVKILDETFSLLGFDVKTHQDLSRNKIIKAIEKLIKQDHSNTSCIAIAILTHGSNDGVLFAEDQPYELKEITKLLETQKLVLIPKLLFIQVSVVNIQPLQPRVEKVIRRMNSLRSSIRRLGRSITPQVSKCWAQIRSSESSALTTTDAAPINSSPINVACRGQALDKGHQVEVDGCTRNLVHVPSHIDFLILHSAADDHASFRTNEEGSWMIQKLCKVLMEYHLTYDILQIITIVNKRVAYECTAFNSQYPSYNKKKQSLEARYTLTKFLKL; translated from the exons ATGGATCATCCAGACGTGTCCCATTTTAATTCTAAGAAGGCTAACACTAG TCGTTTGGATGTTGAACCTGTTCCAGAAGAAAATGTTATTCACCAAAGTCAGGCAACGGTAGATGATGATTACTATGACATGagcaagaaaaaatacat GAACAAAAGGCCCAAAGAACGAATTGGAACTCACTTCGACGTAAAAATTTTAGATGAGACCTTCAGTTTATTAGGGTTCGATGTCAAAACACATCAAGATTTGTCACGTAATAAGATTATAAAAGCCattgaaaaat taataaaGCAAGACCATAGCAACACTTCATGTATAGCTATAGCAATACTGACCCATGGGAGTAACGATGGAGTTCTGTTCGCCGAGGATCAGCCTTACGAActgaaagaaataacaaaattgctGGAAACCCAGAAATTAGTTTTGATCCCAAAACTTCTGTTCATTCAG GTCTCAGTGGTAAACATCCAGCCTCTTCAACCCAGAGTAGAGAAAGTGATTCGTCGCATGAATTCCTTGCGAAGCTCAATAAGAAGATTAGGACGTTCAATCACACCACAAGTATCCAAATGCTGGGCTCAGATTAGATCTTCGGAGTCGTCTGCCTTAACAACGACTGACGCTGCTCCCATCAATTCATCTCCCATCAATGTG GCTTGCAGAGGACAGGCTCTGGACAAAGGTCATCAAGTGGAAGTCGATGGTTGTACTAGAAATCTGGTGCACGTCCCCTCTCATATAGATTTTCTCATTCTTCATTCTGCCGCTGATG atCACGCATCATTCAGGACCAACGAAGAAGGATCCTGGATGATTCAAAAACTTTGCAAAGTCCTAATGGAATACCATTTGACTTATGATATTCTCCAGATAATTACTATAGTGAACAAACGAGTGGCATATGAATGCACCGCTTTCAATTCTCAATACCCATCTTATAACAAAAAGAAGCAGTCATTGGAAGCAAGGTATACATTAACCAAGttcttgaaattataa
- the LOC128671512 gene encoding caspase-3-like isoform X1, translating to MDHPDVSHFNSKKANTSRLDVEPVPEENVIHQSQATVDDDYYDMSKKKYMYIFNHYKYKQTSEYGNKRPKERIGTHFDVKILDETFSLLGFDVKTHQDLSRNKIIKAIEKLIKQDHSNTSCIAIAILTHGSNDGVLFAEDQPYELKEITKLLETQKLVLIPKLLFIQVSVVNIQPLQPRVEKVIRRMNSLRSSIRRLGRSITPQVSKCWAQIRSSESSALTTTDAAPINSSPINVACRGQALDKGHQVEVDGCTRNLVHVPSHIDFLILHSAADDHASFRTNEEGSWMIQKLCKVLMEYHLTYDILQIITIVNKRVAYECTAFNSQYPSYNKKKQSLEARYTLTKFLKL from the exons ATGGATCATCCAGACGTGTCCCATTTTAATTCTAAGAAGGCTAACACTAG TCGTTTGGATGTTGAACCTGTTCCAGAAGAAAATGTTATTCACCAAAGTCAGGCAACGGTAGATGATGATTACTATGACATGagcaagaaaaaatacatgtacatctttaatcattataaatataaacagacAAGTGAATACGG GAACAAAAGGCCCAAAGAACGAATTGGAACTCACTTCGACGTAAAAATTTTAGATGAGACCTTCAGTTTATTAGGGTTCGATGTCAAAACACATCAAGATTTGTCACGTAATAAGATTATAAAAGCCattgaaaaat taataaaGCAAGACCATAGCAACACTTCATGTATAGCTATAGCAATACTGACCCATGGGAGTAACGATGGAGTTCTGTTCGCCGAGGATCAGCCTTACGAActgaaagaaataacaaaattgctGGAAACCCAGAAATTAGTTTTGATCCCAAAACTTCTGTTCATTCAG GTCTCAGTGGTAAACATCCAGCCTCTTCAACCCAGAGTAGAGAAAGTGATTCGTCGCATGAATTCCTTGCGAAGCTCAATAAGAAGATTAGGACGTTCAATCACACCACAAGTATCCAAATGCTGGGCTCAGATTAGATCTTCGGAGTCGTCTGCCTTAACAACGACTGACGCTGCTCCCATCAATTCATCTCCCATCAATGTG GCTTGCAGAGGACAGGCTCTGGACAAAGGTCATCAAGTGGAAGTCGATGGTTGTACTAGAAATCTGGTGCACGTCCCCTCTCATATAGATTTTCTCATTCTTCATTCTGCCGCTGATG atCACGCATCATTCAGGACCAACGAAGAAGGATCCTGGATGATTCAAAAACTTTGCAAAGTCCTAATGGAATACCATTTGACTTATGATATTCTCCAGATAATTACTATAGTGAACAAACGAGTGGCATATGAATGCACCGCTTTCAATTCTCAATACCCATCTTATAACAAAAAGAAGCAGTCATTGGAAGCAAGGTATACATTAACCAAGttcttgaaattataa
- the LOC128671512 gene encoding caspase-3-like isoform X4 has product MDHPDVSHFNSKKANTSRLDVEPVPEENVIHQSQATVDDDYYDMSKKKYMYIFNHYKYKQTSEYGNKRPKERIGTHFDVKILDETFSLLGFDVKTHQDLSRNKIIKAIEKLIKQDHSNTSCIAIAILTHGSNDGVLFAEDQPYELKEITKLLETQKLVLIPKLLFIQACRGQALDKGHQVEVDGCTRNLVHVPSHIDFLILHSAADDHASFRTNEEGSWMIQKLCKVLMEYHLTYDILQIITIVNKRVAYECTAFNSQYPSYNKKKQSLEARYTLTKFLKL; this is encoded by the exons ATGGATCATCCAGACGTGTCCCATTTTAATTCTAAGAAGGCTAACACTAG TCGTTTGGATGTTGAACCTGTTCCAGAAGAAAATGTTATTCACCAAAGTCAGGCAACGGTAGATGATGATTACTATGACATGagcaagaaaaaatacatgtacatctttaatcattataaatataaacagacAAGTGAATACGG GAACAAAAGGCCCAAAGAACGAATTGGAACTCACTTCGACGTAAAAATTTTAGATGAGACCTTCAGTTTATTAGGGTTCGATGTCAAAACACATCAAGATTTGTCACGTAATAAGATTATAAAAGCCattgaaaaat taataaaGCAAGACCATAGCAACACTTCATGTATAGCTATAGCAATACTGACCCATGGGAGTAACGATGGAGTTCTGTTCGCCGAGGATCAGCCTTACGAActgaaagaaataacaaaattgctGGAAACCCAGAAATTAGTTTTGATCCCAAAACTTCTGTTCATTCAG GCTTGCAGAGGACAGGCTCTGGACAAAGGTCATCAAGTGGAAGTCGATGGTTGTACTAGAAATCTGGTGCACGTCCCCTCTCATATAGATTTTCTCATTCTTCATTCTGCCGCTGATG atCACGCATCATTCAGGACCAACGAAGAAGGATCCTGGATGATTCAAAAACTTTGCAAAGTCCTAATGGAATACCATTTGACTTATGATATTCTCCAGATAATTACTATAGTGAACAAACGAGTGGCATATGAATGCACCGCTTTCAATTCTCAATACCCATCTTATAACAAAAAGAAGCAGTCATTGGAAGCAAGGTATACATTAACCAAGttcttgaaattataa
- the LOC128671512 gene encoding caspase-3-like isoform X2, with amino-acid sequence MDHPDVSHFNSKKANTSRLDVEPVPEENVIHQSQATVDDDYYDMSKKKYMYIFNHYKYKQTSEYGNKRPKERIGTHFDVKILDETFSLLGFDVKTHQDLSRNKIIKAIEKLIKQDHSNTSCIAIAILTHGSNDGVLFAEDQPYELKEITKLLETQKLVLIPKLLFIQVSVVNIQPLQPRVEKVIRRMNSLRSSIRRLGRSITPQVSKCWAQIRSSESSALTTTDAAPINSSPINACRGQALDKGHQVEVDGCTRNLVHVPSHIDFLILHSAADDHASFRTNEEGSWMIQKLCKVLMEYHLTYDILQIITIVNKRVAYECTAFNSQYPSYNKKKQSLEARYTLTKFLKL; translated from the exons ATGGATCATCCAGACGTGTCCCATTTTAATTCTAAGAAGGCTAACACTAG TCGTTTGGATGTTGAACCTGTTCCAGAAGAAAATGTTATTCACCAAAGTCAGGCAACGGTAGATGATGATTACTATGACATGagcaagaaaaaatacatgtacatctttaatcattataaatataaacagacAAGTGAATACGG GAACAAAAGGCCCAAAGAACGAATTGGAACTCACTTCGACGTAAAAATTTTAGATGAGACCTTCAGTTTATTAGGGTTCGATGTCAAAACACATCAAGATTTGTCACGTAATAAGATTATAAAAGCCattgaaaaat taataaaGCAAGACCATAGCAACACTTCATGTATAGCTATAGCAATACTGACCCATGGGAGTAACGATGGAGTTCTGTTCGCCGAGGATCAGCCTTACGAActgaaagaaataacaaaattgctGGAAACCCAGAAATTAGTTTTGATCCCAAAACTTCTGTTCATTCAG GTCTCAGTGGTAAACATCCAGCCTCTTCAACCCAGAGTAGAGAAAGTGATTCGTCGCATGAATTCCTTGCGAAGCTCAATAAGAAGATTAGGACGTTCAATCACACCACAAGTATCCAAATGCTGGGCTCAGATTAGATCTTCGGAGTCGTCTGCCTTAACAACGACTGACGCTGCTCCCATCAATTCATCTCCCATCAAT GCTTGCAGAGGACAGGCTCTGGACAAAGGTCATCAAGTGGAAGTCGATGGTTGTACTAGAAATCTGGTGCACGTCCCCTCTCATATAGATTTTCTCATTCTTCATTCTGCCGCTGATG atCACGCATCATTCAGGACCAACGAAGAAGGATCCTGGATGATTCAAAAACTTTGCAAAGTCCTAATGGAATACCATTTGACTTATGATATTCTCCAGATAATTACTATAGTGAACAAACGAGTGGCATATGAATGCACCGCTTTCAATTCTCAATACCCATCTTATAACAAAAAGAAGCAGTCATTGGAAGCAAGGTATACATTAACCAAGttcttgaaattataa